From Glycine max cultivar Williams 82 chromosome 11, Glycine_max_v4.0, whole genome shotgun sequence, the proteins below share one genomic window:
- the LOC102662345 gene encoding uncharacterized protein, which translates to MSMLMRRKRRQLQLKGKRCHTHCVVIQHILPPKHKDPESVTIPCSIGAVSIGKALIDLGASINLMPLSMCRRIGELEVMPTRMTLQLANRFITRPYGVIEDVLVQVKHFTFPTDFVVMDIEEDAEIPLILGRPFMLTASCMVDMGKRKLEMGIEDQKISFNLFDEEKQLLDQNDCL; encoded by the exons ATGAGCATGCTCATGAGAAGAAAAAGGAGGCAGCTCCAGTTGAAGGGAAAGAGGTGTCATACCCATTG cgTAGTGATTCAACacatccttccacccaagcacaaGGATCCTGAAAGTGTCACCATTCCTTGCTCTATCGGTGCAGTTTCTATTGGTAAGGCTCTCATTGATCTGGGAGCCAGTATTAATTTGATGCCGCTCTCCATGTGTAGGAGGATAGGAGAGCTGGAAGTAATGCCAACAAGAATGACGCTGCAGTTAGCGAACCGCTTCATTACCAGGCCATATGGAGTGATTGAGGATGTTTTGGTCCAAGTTAAGCACTTCACTTTCCCGACTGATTTCGTTGTCATGGACATTGAAGAGGATGCTGAGATCCCCTTGATTTTGGGACGTCCTTTCATGTTAACCGCAAGTTGTATGGTGGACATGGGAAAGCGGAAATTAGAAATGGGCATTGAAGATCAAAAGATCAGTTTTAATctatttgatgaagaaaagcAATTGCTGGACCAGAATGATTGTTTGTAG